From Alloacidobacterium dinghuense:
ACTTTGGAGAAGGTGATAAGAATCTACGACTCGGACGCTTTGAATTCTTCGATGGGCTGGAGACCAAACCGAAAAATCCAACTCTCGCCTATCTTCAGCCCAACCGCGTCGCTCAGAGGTTAGTAGGCAACTTCAGCTTCACGGTTGCACAGCGCAGCTTCGACGGAGTTGATGCTCACTACGGTCAGGGTTCATGGGACATAACCGCCATGGCAGCACGCGCGAACCAGGGTGTCTTCAACATGAACGGCAATCCGGAGCTAAACGTTGACGTTCAATACCTTGCCTATACCAAGTCCGACTGGAAGGATCGCTTCCTGTGGCGCGTGTTCGCGATTGGATATCACGATGGCCGCACGGGCATCGCGAAAACGGACAACCGGCCGCTACCCGTCCGACAGGCTGATCACCAGAACATTCGCATTGGAACGTACGGCGCTGATTTCCTCACCGCCATCCCTGCTGGACCTGGACAATTCGACTTCATCGGCTGGGGAGTTTTGCAGAATGGCCAATGGGGACCGCAGGATCAGCGTGCAGGTGCCTGGACCGCCGAGGGTGGCTACCAGTTCCTACACGTTGCCAGCACACCATGGTTCCGCAGTGGATGGTTTCGAAGCAGCGGTGACAACAATCCCAGCGATAACAAGCACGGCACATTTGTCGAACTGCTCCCAACACCGCGCGGCTACGCTCGATTTCCGATCTACAACCTGATGAACCTGGAAGATGGGTTCGTGCAGGTGATTGACCGCCCAAGAAAGCCGTGGGAATTGCGGAGCGATCTGCACTGGATCCAGCTGACTTCCGGTAAAGATCTCTGGTATTCGGGAGGCGGTGCGTTCGATAACAAGGTCTTTGGATTTACGGGACGCCCCAGCAATGGGCATTCATCTATGACTTCCATATTCGACATCAGCTCCGATTGGCATGCGACGCACTATCTGGATGTCAATCTGTACTACGCATACAGTTGGGGCAAGTCGGTTGTGGGAGCGATTTATCCCGCGAACCGGAACGCGCAAATGGGCTACCTGGAGTTGGTTTATCACTGGAACACACCGCTGGCTCGTCACTAATGTCTCAGCTAGACATAAGTTGTCTCCGCCTCCAACTTTTGATCGAGGCGCGAGGCCATCTCATGCAGTTAAGATCAGTCGTCGCCTTTGCGGTTATGCGCGAAGTAGCCCAGGCCGTTGTGAGTGAATAGGACAAACGCACCAGGATGACGATCCAGTACATCAGAACGGGAGAAGACCAAGCATGAATCTGCGTGCATGGATTCGTCCGCTTCTGTTCATTGCAGTTTTGCTCATCCTTTGGGAGATCGGAGCACGCAGACAGCCGGCACATCTGTTGCCGGGACCTTGGGAAACGGCTGGCGGCATCGCTGATCTGGTCCAACACGGCTTGCTTTTGAAATACGTGGTTGCCTCCCTCTTCCGGGTGACGTGGGGATTTCTGTTGGCGGCAGTCCTGGCCATACCTCTGGGCCTCACCATCGGCTGGTATCGGCGCGCGGAGATGGCGTTTAATCCGATCATACAGATTCTTCGGCCGATCTCTCCTCTCGCCTGGATTCCGATTGCGATCCTCTGGTTTGGAGTAGGCGATCTGGCGGCAATTTTTCTTATTTTTCTCGGATCGTTTCTTCCTTTGCTGCTGACTGCCATCAATGCCGCAAGGAGCGTTCCGGCAGTTTACGTAAATGCCGGTCGAAATTTTGGCCTCGGACCCGCGCGGCTTGTCTATCAGGTGCTGTATCCGGCGGTAGTTCCGCAACTGATCATCGGCTTGCGGATCACTCTCGGAATCGCCTGGCTCGTAGTGGTTGCCGCTGAGATGATTGCAGTCAATTCTGGCCTGGGTTTCCTGATCATCGATGCGCGTAACGCCGGCAACCGATATGACCTTGTGGTCGCCGGGATGGTCATCATCGGCATCATCGGTTTGTTGCTCGACACGGGAATGCGCTCACTCGAAAGAGTGAAATCTTTTCGCTGGAGCTATTCGGAGGATTAGACGTTGCTACTCAAGGAAAGCGCCGTGGCTCCCGCCCTTAAGACCAAGCTATCCGTCGAGAACGTCAGCATGACGTTCAAGCGCGACGGCAAGAGTACTGCCGTACTCGAAAATATCAACCTTGACGTGCGGGATGGAGAGTTCGTATGTCTGCTCGGGCCGTCCGGGTGCGGCAAGACTACGCTTCTGAATGCCATGGCTGGCTTTCTTTCTCCATCGAGTGGAGAAATACAGGTCGACGGCGAAGTTGTCCGCGGCCCTGACCCTCGCCGGATTTTCGTATTCCAAGAGCGTGGAGTCTTCCCTTGGTTGACGGTCGAGGGCAATATTGGCTTCGGCTTATTTAATCTGCCACGTGCCGAACGCGAAAAGCGCACTGCGTACTACATGAAGATGGTCGGTCTCGAGGGGTTTGAGAAGGCCTATCCGCCGGAACTTTCAGGCGGAATGAAGCAGCGCCTCGAGGTCGCGCGCGCGCTGGCCGTCAATCCGGACATGCTCTTCCTAGATGAACCCTTTGGCGCGCTTGACTCCATTACGCGCCTGGTAATGCGCGGCGAGTTGCTGCGCATATGGGAGGCGGAGCGCAAGACCATCATCTTTGTGACGCACGACATTGACGAAGCAGTACAGCTCGCCGACCGTGTAGTGGTGATGAGCGCGCGTCCCGCCACGATTCAGCAGATCGTAGACATCGACATATCCCATCCGCGCGATATCAGCGCGGCGCGCTACCTGGAACTGCGTGACGGCATTTTCAAGCAGATTGGACTAGCCCACCACGTATGAACTCACTTGCAGAACCACGGAAATGGGAGAAATTCTTCTGGCCGCTTCTCGCGACAGGGCTGCTGCTCGCGCTTTGGCACTACTCTGTCATCTGGACGGCGACCAAAGTCTTTCCCTCGCCCAGTAGCGTCGAGAAGGGACTGGTCGGGCTGTTTCAGCACCATGTACTATGGGCCGACATTCGCGATTCCCTGCGCCGCGTTGCCATCGGTTTCGGGGCAGCTGTGCTGCTTGGCATCCCGGTTGGGCTCATGCTCGGCTGGTATCCGGCGGCAAATCAGGTCGTGAATCCCGCGATGCAGATTCTGCGGCCTATCAGCCCAATCGCGTGGATTCCAGTAGCCATCATCTTTTTTGGCATAGGCGACTCGGCTGCTATTTTTCTGATCTTTCTAGGCGCATTTTTTCCGATCGTCGTGGCCTGCATCAATGGCGTTTCCAATGTACCTTCGGTATTCCGGCGCACCGGCCGCAATTTTGGATTGACTCCACCACAGCTTCTCGCACGGGTTGTCTTTCCAGCCGCGCTTCCGCAGATTCTTGTCGGTTTGCGTATTGCGCTTGGCATAGCGTGGTTGGTCGTCGTCGCGGCGGAGATGATCGCTGTCGATTCAGGCCTCGGATACCTGGTCATCGATTCGCGCAATTCCGGGAAACGATATGACCTTGTCGTCGCGGCGATTCTACTGATCGGACTGATTGGTCTTGTGCTTGACTTTGGTATTCGCCGGCTGGAGAGGCTGAAGCCTGTTCGTTGGGGGTTCCGCAGTGAGTCTTAAAGGCAAAATTTTAGTCTGCACAGCCGGATGGCTGGTGTTAATCACTGCGCTCCATTGCTACCTGAATGTCAACTGGGGCGCGGTTCTCAACGATTTCCGTCCGCCGGGTAAACGCAAAGTTGTCGTGGCCTACATTCCTGTCACCTGCCAGCTCACGTGCCCGGTGACGGACTACATCTCGAAATTTTCAGAGAACGGCGAGATTTTTTTCCCGCGCATGTTTCAGGGCTTTCCTGAGATTAAAGAAGCACTGATCTCGAACAAGGTGCAGGCGGCGTTTGTTGTCGCGCCGCTGGCGATCGCGCTGGTATCGCAAGGGG
This genomic window contains:
- a CDS encoding alginate export family protein, which translates into the protein MRSFIYFLVLLSAAATFSGQAQQQQLASSPHSVNFFIYDRARAQGWDWYEAPPYQNSYGYGESLLRFGLTQSIRNWDWRLEITQPTIIDAPDYAVSPVTAQGQLGFGGTYYAANGNNSYPAAAFLKQAFARYNFGEGDKNLRLGRFEFFDGLETKPKNPTLAYLQPNRVAQRLVGNFSFTVAQRSFDGVDAHYGQGSWDITAMAARANQGVFNMNGNPELNVDVQYLAYTKSDWKDRFLWRVFAIGYHDGRTGIAKTDNRPLPVRQADHQNIRIGTYGADFLTAIPAGPGQFDFIGWGVLQNGQWGPQDQRAGAWTAEGGYQFLHVASTPWFRSGWFRSSGDNNPSDNKHGTFVELLPTPRGYARFPIYNLMNLEDGFVQVIDRPRKPWELRSDLHWIQLTSGKDLWYSGGGAFDNKVFGFTGRPSNGHSSMTSIFDISSDWHATHYLDVNLYYAYSWGKSVVGAIYPANRNAQMGYLELVYHWNTPLARH
- a CDS encoding ABC transporter permease produces the protein MNLRAWIRPLLFIAVLLILWEIGARRQPAHLLPGPWETAGGIADLVQHGLLLKYVVASLFRVTWGFLLAAVLAIPLGLTIGWYRRAEMAFNPIIQILRPISPLAWIPIAILWFGVGDLAAIFLIFLGSFLPLLLTAINAARSVPAVYVNAGRNFGLGPARLVYQVLYPAVVPQLIIGLRITLGIAWLVVVAAEMIAVNSGLGFLIIDARNAGNRYDLVVAGMVIIGIIGLLLDTGMRSLERVKSFRWSYSED
- a CDS encoding ABC transporter ATP-binding protein, whose translation is MAPALKTKLSVENVSMTFKRDGKSTAVLENINLDVRDGEFVCLLGPSGCGKTTLLNAMAGFLSPSSGEIQVDGEVVRGPDPRRIFVFQERGVFPWLTVEGNIGFGLFNLPRAEREKRTAYYMKMVGLEGFEKAYPPELSGGMKQRLEVARALAVNPDMLFLDEPFGALDSITRLVMRGELLRIWEAERKTIIFVTHDIDEAVQLADRVVVMSARPATIQQIVDIDISHPRDISAARYLELRDGIFKQIGLAHHV
- a CDS encoding ABC transporter permease; protein product: MNSLAEPRKWEKFFWPLLATGLLLALWHYSVIWTATKVFPSPSSVEKGLVGLFQHHVLWADIRDSLRRVAIGFGAAVLLGIPVGLMLGWYPAANQVVNPAMQILRPISPIAWIPVAIIFFGIGDSAAIFLIFLGAFFPIVVACINGVSNVPSVFRRTGRNFGLTPPQLLARVVFPAALPQILVGLRIALGIAWLVVVAAEMIAVDSGLGYLVIDSRNSGKRYDLVVAAILLIGLIGLVLDFGIRRLERLKPVRWGFRSES